The Clarias gariepinus isolate MV-2021 ecotype Netherlands chromosome 4, CGAR_prim_01v2, whole genome shotgun sequence genome window below encodes:
- the cops7a gene encoding COP9 signalosome complex subunit 7a produces the protein MEVDQLLSLSGSALAQAISSLLETPGLYVFSDILELPNVRELETGPHAPVYQLLNLFAYGTYSDYKEKAALLPELTPSQKNKLRHLSIISLASNLKCLPYSLLLQQLELKNVRELEDLLIEAVYCDIIHGKLDQRNQQVEVDFSVGRDLGPNELPNISNTLQEWCAGCEAVLCGIEEQVSRANQYRESQLKVKMQVETEVSNLQKTLKASSASPSSGPVPGGAASNQDADQPAEARDPASSQESRQPGKKSSKVKGLRGSGKIWSKSN, from the exons ATGGAGGTGGATCAGTTGCTGTCTTTATCAGGTTCAGCCTTGGCTCAGGCCATCAGCTCTCTGCTGGAGACTCCGGGGCTTTATGTTTTCTCAGACATCTTGGAGCTGCCAAATGTTCGAGAG CTGGAAACAGGTCCTCACGCTCCTGTCTATCAGCTCCTCAATCTCTTTGCTTATGGAACCTATTCGGACTACAAAG AAAAGGCGGCCTTGCTCCCAGAGTTAACACCTTCCCAGAAGAACAAACTTCGCCACCTGTCAATCATTAGTCTGGCCTCCAACCTGAAG TGTCTGCCCTACTCGCTGCTGCTCCAGCAGTTAGAGCTGAAGAACGTACGCGAGCTGGAGGACTTGCTCATCGAAGCCGTCTACTGCGACATCATTCACGGCAAACTGGACCAGCGTAACCAGCAGGTGGAGGTGGACTTCAGCGTGGGTCGTGACCTCGGTCCTAACGAGCTGCCGAACATCTCCAACACGCTACAGGAGTG GTGTGCAGGATGTGAGGCGGTGTTGTGTGGAATTGAGGAGCAAGTCTCCAGAGCTAATCAGTACAGGGAGAGCCAACTCAAGGTTAAAATGCAAGTGGAGACCGAG gtGTCAAACCTACAAAAAACCCTGAAGGCCAGCTCTGCTTCACCGTCTTCTGGCCCCGTCCCTGGTGGAGCGGCGTCCAATCAAGATGCAGACCAACCGGCTGAGGCGAGAGACCCTGCCTCCTCTCAGGAATCACGGCAACCAGGGAAAAAGAGTTCAAAGGTCAAAGG GCTTCGCGGGAGCGGGAAGATCTGGTCGAAGTCGAACTGA